CGCGGCCTTCCTCAGCTACAGCGCCGCCGCGCGCCTCGACGGCGGGCGGATCGGCGAGGGCGACATCCGCGGCGTCGTCGCCTCGGAGACGGCCAACAACGCGGCCACCGGCTCGGCGATGATCCCGCTCCTCGCGCTCGGCCTTCCGGGCGGGGCGCTGACGGCGATGATGCTCAGCGTCTTCCAGATCCACGGCATCGTTCCGGGCCCGCTGGTCTTCGCCACCTCGACCGATCTCGTCGGCCTCCTGTTCGCGGGGATGCTGCTCGCCAACGTCGCGATCTTCGGCCTCGGCTGGCTCCAGACGAAGACTGTCGTCCACATCCTGCGCATCCCGTTCCACCTCCTCGCCCCGGCGATCCTGGTGACGGCGCTCGTCGGCGCCTACGCGCTGCGCAACCTCGTCCTCGACGTGTGGGTGATGGCGGCCGCCGGCGTCGTCGGGCTCTTCATCCGCCGGACCGGGTACTCGATCCCCGGCCTCGTGCTGGGCCTCGTCCTCGGCGGGATCGGGGAATCGAGCTTCTCGAAGGCCATGCAGATGCTGGACTACCAGCCGCTCCGCCTTCTGGAGCGCCCGCTCACCGCCGCTTTCCTGGCGCTCGCCGCCATCTCGTTCCTCGGCTGGACGGTCGACGCCATCCGCAGTCAGCGCGCCGCCGCCACCCTCAGCCGAGCCTCATGAAGGAGAGACAGATGTCTACGCTCGACCTTGCCATCCGCATCCTACCGGCCAGTGAGACCGTCGGCGCCATCGTCACCGGCGTCGACCTCTCGCAGCGCCTCCACCCCGGCACGATCCAGATCCTGAAGGACGCGCTCGCGCGCCACCTCGTCCTCGTCTACCGCGACCAGGACCTCGCGCCGGACGATCTCGTCCGCTACAGCCGCCAGTTCGGCGAGCTCGACCCCGCGCCGCTGTCCGAATGGGGCCGCCAGTGCCTGCCGGGTCACGAGGAGATCTACCTCATCTCCAACATCATCGAGAACGGACGCCCCATCGGCGCGCTCGGCGCCGGCGAGAGCGAGTGGCACTCCGACATGAACTTCGAGAAGGTGCCGCCCTTCGGAAGCTGCCTCTACGGCGTGGAGGTCCCCAAGGACGGCGGCAATACCGGCTTCATCTCCGCCTTCGCGGCCTACGAGCGGCTGCCGGACGACCTCAAGGCGTTCATCGAGGACCTGTCCCTTAAGCACGACGCGACCACCAACAGCGGCGGCGCGCTGCGCAAGGGCCACGTGGCCCCGACCGACCTCACCGTGTCGCCGGGCGAGATCCATCCGCTGGTGAAGGTGGACCCGGAGACGGGCCGCAAGGCGCTCTTCCTCGGCCGGCGTCGCTACGCCTACGTGATGGATCTTCCCATCGCCGACAGCGAGGCGCTGCTCGACGAGCTCTGGTACCACGTCACCGAGCTCACGCCGTCGTGGCACCACCGCTGGCGGGTCTGCGACCTGGTCCAGTGGGACAACCGCTGGACCATGCACCGCCGCGACCCGTTCCCGGGCGATCAGCGCCGGCTGATGTACCGGACGCAGATCCGCGGCACCACGGCCTGAGCCGGCCGTCTCCCGCCCCGTCGATGGCGGCTCAGGCCGCCATCTGTCCCGCGACGTACGGGAACTCGCGCGCCACCGCCCCGCTGATGATGGCCACCACGTCGTCGAGCATCGCCTCGGTCATCGGCAGCGACAGGTAGAGGTCCCCGCGCGGCGTGGTGACGAGCCCTTCCTCGAGGGCGGCGAGGTGGACGAGGCTGCGCAGCGTGCCCGCACGGCTGTCGGTCTCGCTCCAGCGCCGCGGCTCCCGCTCGCCGATATGAAGGCTCATCATCGAGCCGAAGCCGGAGGGGCGCACCGGCACACCCTTTGCCGCCAGCGCCTCGCCGAGCTTCGCCCGCGTCGCTTCGGTCATGTCGAGGAAGGCGTCGGCCCGGTCCGCCGTGAACACCTCGGAAAGGCCCGCGAGTCCGCCGGCCATCGACATGACGTTGTTGTTGAAGGTGCCCGCGTGCATGAGCGCGTCCGGCCGCGACGGATCGAACAGCATCATGATCTCCTCGCGTCCGCCGAACGCGCCGAAGGAGAGGCCGCCGCCGATGTACTTCCCGAACGTCGTCATGTCCGGCGTCACGCCGAAGTGGCCCTGAAGGCCGGAGCGCCCGAGCCGAGAGGTCTTCACCTCGTCGAAGATGAGGAGGATGCCGTGCGCCTGCGTCTCCGCCCGAACCGCCTCGAGGAACGCCTTGTCGGCGAGGAGGTTGCCGCCCGCGCCCAGCAACGGCTCCAGCATCACCGCCGCGAGCTCGTCCTTGTTGGCGCGGATCGTCGCGAGCGCGGCGTCGATGTCGTTGAAGGGCGCCAGCACATGGTCGAACGGCGCGTTCATCCGGCTCGCCTTGCCGCCGCCGAAGGTGAGGACGCCGCCGTGGTAGCCTTCCTCCATGAACATGAAGCGCGAACGGCCGGTGAAATTGCGCGCCGTCAGCAGCGCGAAGACGTTCGCCTCGGTGCCGGAATTGCAGAAGCGCACCCGGTCCAGCGAGGGGAAGCGGACGCACATCTCCCGCGCCAGCCCCGCCTCGTAGCGGTTGGGGGCGGCGAGGACGAGGCCGTCCGAAAGCGCCTTCTCCTGCGCCGCGCGGATGACCGGGTCGTTGTGGCCGTAGAGGCCGGCGGAGAATTCGCCCGCGCAGTCGATGTAGGTGTGCCCGTCGACGTCGGTCACCGTCGCCCCGTCGCCGGAGGCGATCACCATCGGGAAGGGGTCGAAGTGGAGCACGGAGCGGGTGTTGCCGCCGGGCATGAACTCGGCCGCATCGCTCATGATGCGCCGGCTCTCCGGGTGGGCGGCGACGTAGGTGTCGCGCAGCTCCGCGAGCCTCTGGAGGTGCCTCATGCGTTGATCTCCTGCACCGTGCGGTCGATGGCGACCGCGAGCCGCTCTACGATCTCGTCGATATCCGCCGCCGTGGCAACGAAGGCGGGGGCGAGGACCACGTGGTCCCCGTTGATGCCGTCGATGGTGCCGGGCATCGGGTAGACCATCAGCCCGTCCGCGAAGGCGTTCGCCTTGAGCCGCGCGTTGAAGGCGAGCGAGGGGTCGAACGGCGCCTTCGTCTCCCGGTCGGCGACGAACTCCAGCCCCTGGAAGAGACCGCGACCGCGAATGTTGCCGACATGCGGGTGCTGGCCGAACGCGGCGTCGAGCCCGGCGCGCAGCTGCGCGCCCCGCGCCGCCGCCGCCTCCACTAGGCCGTCCTCGGCGATGACCTTCTGCACCGCGAGCGCCGCCGCGCAGGCGACCGGGTGGGCCATGTACGTGAAGCCCTGCTTCAGCGACCCGCTGCCGTCGACGATCGTGTCCACGATCGCCTGCGACGCCAGCACCGCGCCGATCGGCTGGTAGCCGCCGCCCAGCCCCTTGGCGATCACCAGGATGTCCGGCGACCCCCCGTCTTCGAGGCAAGCGAAGGCAAAGCCCGTGCGCCCGCCGCCGCACATCACCTCGTCGAAGACGAGAAGCACGTCGTAGCGGTCGCAGATCTCGCGGATGCGCTTCAGGTAGCCCGGCGCCGCCGGCACGCAGCCGAGCGTCGCCCCGACCACCGGCTCGGCCACGAACGCCGCCACCGTCTCCGGCCCCTCGGCGAGGATCTGCTCCTCGAGGGCGTCGGCGGCGCGGATGGCGTAGGCCTCCAGCGTCTCGCCCTCCGCCTGGTCGCGGTAGGGGTAGCAGGGCGCAATCAGCGGCGCGTCGAACAGCATCGGCGCGTAGGGCGCCTTGCGGGGGACGTTGCCGCCGATGGAGAGGGCGCCCATCGTGGCGCCATGATAGGACTGGCGGCGGGCGATCACCTTGCCCTTTCCGGGCTGCCCCCGCTCCACGAAGGTCTGCCGCGCGAGCTTCAGCGCGCTCTCGATCGCCTCCGACCCGCCGGAGCAGTAGATCACGCGCGACAGGCCCTCCGGCGCGCCGGCGATCAGCGTGTCGGCGAGCTCCTCGGCCGCGTCCGAAGTGAAGAAGCCGTTGTGCGCGTAGGCGACCTGACCGAGCTGCGCCGTGATCGCGTCGGTGATGCGCGGGTCGCCGTGGCCGATGGAGGAGACCGCCGCCCCGCCCGACACCGCGTCGAGGTAGGTCCTGCCGTCCGCGTCCGTCATCCTGAGGCCCTGCGCCGCCACGATCCGCGGCAGCGTCCTGGCGGGCGTGCGGTGGAAGACGTGGCTCACAGCCCGTACCCCTTGGCCGCGTCCGCCTCGATCGCCGCCCGGTCGCGCGCGGCCTTGTCGCCGTAGCCGCCGCCGCCCGGCGTCTTCACCTCGATCCAGTCGCCGGTGGTCAAGACGTAGCCCTCGCCCTTGGAGAGGTGCTCGGGGATCGTCACGGCCTCGCCCCGGCCGATGCGGATCTCGTTCGGCAGGCCCGTCTCGCCGCCGAGGATCCCCGGAGGACCGACGCGGCCGTGCTCCATCAGGAAGGAGGCCTTGCCCTGCCCGCGCAGCAGGCGGAAGCGGTAGTCGACGCCGAACCCGCCGCGGTACCGGCCCGCGCCCGCCGACCCCTCGCGCAGGGCGTAGCGCTCGAAGAGGAGGGGGTAGCGCTGCTCCAGCACCTCCACCGGCTGGTTCTTGGAGATGCCGATGGACGAGCAGCCGTTGGTCAGCCCGTCGCCGGCCCACCAGCCGCCGTAGCCGCCGCCGGAGAAGGTGTACATGATGTAGTTCTCGCCCTTCACCGGATCGTAGCCGCCCAGCGAGAGGTTGCCGCTCGACCCGGCGCCGGCCGCGAACAGCTTGTCCGGAATCGCCGTCGACAGCGCCAGGCACACCGATTCCACGATGCGCTGCGAGGTCTCCGCCGCGCATCCCGCGACGGGCCGGGGGTGCTGCGCCTTCAGGAAGGTCCCGTCCGCGCCGACGACCTTCAGCGGGCGGAAGCAGCCCGCGTTCATCGGCAGGTCCGGGAAGATGTGCTTGAACGCGACGTAGACCGCCGAGAGCGTCGACGCCCAGACCGAGTTCATCGGTCCGTCGCATGGGGGGCTCGACCGGGAGAAGTCGAGGGTCACGTCCGAGCCGGCGACGGTGAGGTCGAGCGCGACCTCGACCGGCGCGTCCACCACGCCGTCGGAGTCCATGAAGGCGCTCGCCGAGTAGGTGCCGTCGGGGATCGCTTCGAGGTGGGCGCGCATCAGCCGCTCGCCGCGCGCCTCGAGCTCGGCCATCGCCGCCTCGACCGTCTCCTGGCCGTAGCGGTCGAGGAGGGCGGTCAGCCGCTTCACCCCCGTCGCCAGCGCCGCGATCTGGGCCTTGATGTCGCCGATCCGCTCCTCGCTGACGCGCACGTTGGCGAGGACGATGCGGATGATGTCGTCGTCCATCACCCCCTCGCGCACGAGGCGCACGGGCGGAAGGCGCAGCCCTTCCTGGTAGATCTCCGTCGCGGTGGAGTTGAAGCCGCCCGGCACCATGCCGCCCGTATCGGGCCAGTGGCCGGTGTTGGTGAGGTAGCACCACAGCTTGCCGCGGTAGTAGAACGGCCGCACCATCTTCACGTCCATGAGGTGCGTCCCGCCGAAGTACGGGTCGTTCACCAGGACGACGTCGCCGTCGACGAGGTCCTTCCGGTCGGCGATCACCGAGCGCGTCGTCTCCTGCATGACGCCGAGGAAGATCGGAAGGCCGAGCGCGCCCTGCGCGATCATGCGTCCGTCTTCCCTGGAGTAGATGCCGTTGGAGCGGTCGAACCCCTCAGAGATGACGGGGGAGAAGGACGTCTTCTCGTGGACGAGGTCCATCTCCGAGCAGACCTGCTGCAGGCCCTTCTCGATGACGGTGAGGGTGACCGGGTCGATCGTGGCGCCGGCCGTTGCGGGTGAGATCTGGTCCATGGCGCTCTCTCAGAGTTCGACGATGAGGTTGCCGAGGCGGTCGACGGTGGCGCGGGCGCCGGGGTCGAGCACCAGGGTGGAGTCGGACTGCTCGACGATGGCCGGCCCCTCGATGACGGCGTCCGCCGGCAGGTGCTCGCGGGCGTAGACGCGCGCGTCGTGCCACGCGCCGTCGAAGAAGGCGCGGCGCGTCCCCCGCTCGGCCTCGGCCATCGAGCCGCCGACCGGCGCGAAGAGCGTCAGGTCCACCCGCTCGCGCACGCCGACGATCGTGGTGCGCAGGTTCATCAGCATCGGCACCATCTCGGGGAAGGCGAGCTCGAAGCGCGTCCAGTAGGCCTCGGCGAAGGCGGCGAGGACCTGCTCGCGGTCGAAGGTGTCGCCCTCGATGGGAACGCGCAGCACGTGGGTCTGGCCCTTGTAGAGGAGGTCCGCCTCGTGGACGATCCTAACCTCGGCGACGTCGACCTTCTCCCGCTTGAGGAGGTCACGGCCCGCCTCGGCCTGGGCGGCGAGGATCGCGTCGGCGGCCGAGACATCGAGCGTCTTCATCGGCGCGTTGACCGTCTGGACGAAGTCGTGGCGCACGTCCGCGAGGATGCAGCCGAGCGCCGAGGTGAGGCCGGGGAAGCGCGGCACCACGATCTTCGGGATGCCCAGCTCGCGGGCGATCTCCACCGCGTGCAGCGGTCCCGCGCCGCCGAACGGCATGTAGGCGAAGTCGCGCGGGTCGTGACCCTTCTCGATGGAGACGAGGCGGATCGCCCCGGCGAGCTCGGCCACCGCGATCTTGACGATCGCCGCCGCCGCGCCCGTCGCGTCGAGGCCCAGCGGCGCGCCGAGCACCTCCAGCGCCTCGCTCACCTTCCGGAGCGGGGCGGAACCTTCCGCCCCCGTCACCGCGTCCGGGTTGAGGCGGCCGAGGTGGAAGTTGGCGTCGGTGATCGTCGGCTCGGTGCCGCCGCGGCCGTAGCCGATGGGCCCCGGGAAGGACCCGGCGCTCTCCGGCCCGACGCGCAGCATGCCGGCCGCGTCGACCCGCGCCAACGAGCCGCCGCCCGCGCCGACCGTGTGGATGTCGATCATCGGGATGCGGATCGGCACCGAGTAGGCGAGGTCCTTCTCGGAGGAGATGACCGGCGCGCCGCCGACCACCAGCGCCACGTCGAACGAGGTGCCGCCCATGTCGCCGGTGATGATGTTCGGAACGCCCGCGCCCTCGGCGATCGCCGAGGCGGCAAGCACGCCCGCGGCCGGCCCGCTCATCACCGTCTGCACCGCCTGGCTCGCCACCAGCGAGGAGGCGAGCATGCCCCCGTTCGCCTGCATGACGAGAAGCTCGTTCTTGAACCCGCGGTCCGCCAGCTCGCCGGCGACCGACTTGATGTAGCGCGAGACGATGGGGCCGATCCCGGCGTGGATCGCCGCGGTCGACGCCCGCTCGAACTCGCGAACCTCGCGGATGATCTCGTGTCCGGCGACGACGTGCTCGTTCGGCCACATCGAGCGGACGATCGCCGCCGCCCGCTTCTCGTGGACGTCGTTCACGTACGAGTGGAGGAAGTGGATGACGACCGACTCGATCCCCGCCGCCAGCAGCGCGTCGACCTCGCCCTTGAGCGCCGCCTCGTCGAGCGGGACGACGACGTTGCCGTCCGCGTCGATCCGCTCGTCCACCTCGAGGCGGTCCTGGCGGGGGATCAGCGGCTCGAAGTTGCCGGAGAGGCCGTAGGGCTTGGGACGGGTACGGCGGCCGAGCTCCAGCGTGTCGCGGAAGCCCTTCGTGGTGATGAGTCCGACGGGGGCGTTCTTGCGCTCGAGCACCGCGTTGGTGCCGGCGGTCGTGCCGTGGACCAGCCAGTCGATCGACGCCGGAGCCACGGCGAGCGCCTCGATCCCCTGCAGGAAGCCCTGCGAGCGGTCGTTCACCGTTGTCGGGACCTTGGCCGTGCGGAACGTGGCGGCCGCCGAGTCCAGCATCAGGAAATCCGTAAACGTGCCGCCGACATCGACACCGACGTTGACCGTCATGAAGCCTCGCATTATCTCGGTAATCGAGATATTGTTCCGATTATTGATATTTGACGATCGGTTGAACGTGTTGTCAACACGCGCCGGCCCGGGTTCCGGACGGTCGCGGAGGACGAAAACGCCAATCGATCCAACGACAGAGGAACGCCACGTTGACGAGCGCACCGGGCCCCATCGAACGCTACCTTCAGATCCTCGAACTCGTGGCCGCCTCGCCGCGCGGGCTCAACCTCGGGGAGATCG
Above is a genomic segment from Acuticoccus sediminis containing:
- a CDS encoding aspartate aminotransferase family protein, translated to MRHLQRLAELRDTYVAAHPESRRIMSDAAEFMPGGNTRSVLHFDPFPMVIASGDGATVTDVDGHTYIDCAGEFSAGLYGHNDPVIRAAQEKALSDGLVLAAPNRYEAGLAREMCVRFPSLDRVRFCNSGTEANVFALLTARNFTGRSRFMFMEEGYHGGVLTFGGGKASRMNAPFDHVLAPFNDIDAALATIRANKDELAAVMLEPLLGAGGNLLADKAFLEAVRAETQAHGILLIFDEVKTSRLGRSGLQGHFGVTPDMTTFGKYIGGGLSFGAFGGREEIMMLFDPSRPDALMHAGTFNNNVMSMAGGLAGLSEVFTADRADAFLDMTEATRAKLGEALAAKGVPVRPSGFGSMMSLHIGEREPRRWSETDSRAGTLRSLVHLAALEEGLVTTPRGDLYLSLPMTEAMLDDVVAIISGAVAREFPYVAGQMAA
- a CDS encoding TauD/TfdA dioxygenase family protein, which gives rise to MSTLDLAIRILPASETVGAIVTGVDLSQRLHPGTIQILKDALARHLVLVYRDQDLAPDDLVRYSRQFGELDPAPLSEWGRQCLPGHEEIYLISNIIENGRPIGALGAGESEWHSDMNFEKVPPFGSCLYGVEVPKDGGNTGFISAFAAYERLPDDLKAFIEDLSLKHDATTNSGGALRKGHVAPTDLTVSPGEIHPLVKVDPETGRKALFLGRRRYAYVMDLPIADSEALLDELWYHVTELTPSWHHRWRVCDLVQWDNRWTMHRRDPFPGDQRRLMYRTQIRGTTA
- a CDS encoding hydantoinase B/oxoprolinase family protein; translation: MDQISPATAGATIDPVTLTVIEKGLQQVCSEMDLVHEKTSFSPVISEGFDRSNGIYSREDGRMIAQGALGLPIFLGVMQETTRSVIADRKDLVDGDVVLVNDPYFGGTHLMDVKMVRPFYYRGKLWCYLTNTGHWPDTGGMVPGGFNSTATEIYQEGLRLPPVRLVREGVMDDDIIRIVLANVRVSEERIGDIKAQIAALATGVKRLTALLDRYGQETVEAAMAELEARGERLMRAHLEAIPDGTYSASAFMDSDGVVDAPVEVALDLTVAGSDVTLDFSRSSPPCDGPMNSVWASTLSAVYVAFKHIFPDLPMNAGCFRPLKVVGADGTFLKAQHPRPVAGCAAETSQRIVESVCLALSTAIPDKLFAAGAGSSGNLSLGGYDPVKGENYIMYTFSGGGYGGWWAGDGLTNGCSSIGISKNQPVEVLEQRYPLLFERYALREGSAGAGRYRGGFGVDYRFRLLRGQGKASFLMEHGRVGPPGILGGETGLPNEIRIGRGEAVTIPEHLSKGEGYVLTTGDWIEVKTPGGGGYGDKAARDRAAIEADAAKGYGL
- a CDS encoding hydantoinase/oxoprolinase family protein — encoded protein: MTVNVGVDVGGTFTDFLMLDSAAATFRTAKVPTTVNDRSQGFLQGIEALAVAPASIDWLVHGTTAGTNAVLERKNAPVGLITTKGFRDTLELGRRTRPKPYGLSGNFEPLIPRQDRLEVDERIDADGNVVVPLDEAALKGEVDALLAAGIESVVIHFLHSYVNDVHEKRAAAIVRSMWPNEHVVAGHEIIREVREFERASTAAIHAGIGPIVSRYIKSVAGELADRGFKNELLVMQANGGMLASSLVASQAVQTVMSGPAAGVLAASAIAEGAGVPNIITGDMGGTSFDVALVVGGAPVISSEKDLAYSVPIRIPMIDIHTVGAGGGSLARVDAAGMLRVGPESAGSFPGPIGYGRGGTEPTITDANFHLGRLNPDAVTGAEGSAPLRKVSEALEVLGAPLGLDATGAAAAIVKIAVAELAGAIRLVSIEKGHDPRDFAYMPFGGAGPLHAVEIARELGIPKIVVPRFPGLTSALGCILADVRHDFVQTVNAPMKTLDVSAADAILAAQAEAGRDLLKREKVDVAEVRIVHEADLLYKGQTHVLRVPIEGDTFDREQVLAAFAEAYWTRFELAFPEMVPMLMNLRTTIVGVRERVDLTLFAPVGGSMAEAERGTRRAFFDGAWHDARVYAREHLPADAVIEGPAIVEQSDSTLVLDPGARATVDRLGNLIVEL
- a CDS encoding aspartate aminotransferase family protein, producing MSHVFHRTPARTLPRIVAAQGLRMTDADGRTYLDAVSGGAAVSSIGHGDPRITDAITAQLGQVAYAHNGFFTSDAAEELADTLIAGAPEGLSRVIYCSGGSEAIESALKLARQTFVERGQPGKGKVIARRQSYHGATMGALSIGGNVPRKAPYAPMLFDAPLIAPCYPYRDQAEGETLEAYAIRAADALEEQILAEGPETVAAFVAEPVVGATLGCVPAAPGYLKRIREICDRYDVLLVFDEVMCGGGRTGFAFACLEDGGSPDILVIAKGLGGGYQPIGAVLASQAIVDTIVDGSGSLKQGFTYMAHPVACAAALAVQKVIAEDGLVEAAAARGAQLRAGLDAAFGQHPHVGNIRGRGLFQGLEFVADRETKAPFDPSLAFNARLKANAFADGLMVYPMPGTIDGINGDHVVLAPAFVATAADIDEIVERLAVAIDRTVQEINA